The stretch of DNA GCCGCTCTGCAGACCATAGAGCGGTAACCCGGTGAGCGTGCTTTGACACCAGGTGTCAGCATCTAGGTCATACTTGAACATGTAGTGATGGGGCGTCGGTGCCGAGCGGTCATAATAGTATGGCTGATGACAGTAGATGTAGCGTGGCGGGGCATACACCAGGAACGAGCCTTTATTGTACTTGTCGCGGACTCTCGCTGGTGCATTGTCCAACGTGTCCCAGCGCTGAGCGATAACGTTGTACCGGTAAAATTCGGTCTTGTATCCCTTCAACAGATACACCCATCCGGTGTCATTTCGGTTGACGTACACGAGGTCTGCTCCGTACTTGATCCGCTTGTGGCTCGGCCCCTCGGGAACATCTGGCAACCGCTCCCAAGTGCGGGACTCGATGCCGTAACGCCAGAATCCCAGAGTATTTGCACCTTTAATCATGAATATTGAACTCTCGCCATCCCCAATGCCACGACATCCGTCCTTGGGTGGCCGATAACGGCCCTGCTCTAGCGACGGAATTGATTCCAGTTGCTCCCAGGAGTCCTGGTTCGGCCAGTACCGGTAGAAATCGCCCGTCTTGTAGCCCTTGGCCGCGTAGACTAGGCCCCGGTTTTCTGCAAGCCAGGCACCATCCTTGGCCGACCTCTGGCTAGGCAGACGCGGCAGCGATTCGACTTCCACCCATCCCTCTGGCCAAGGTTCTTGGGCGCTGACGCGGAATCGGCGGCTGGCCGTATCGTTCTCCGGATTTTCATCGGCCAGGGCTAGCGAGCACAAGGCGACGTACCGGCCTTCACTTGCAGTACCCAGCCATTCGACAAAAGCTAGTGTAGACTCCTTTCCAACTGAAAGGTCAACAACCGAAACCGAGGCCCGGTACTGCTCACCGTCCGCCCTTTCGTCTTCGATTACGAACCATGTGGTGAAAGAGATTGGCACGTTTCCAAGGTTCGCCACCCGGGCTTGCGGTACTACTGCTTCGTTCGTGTCGAGCCGCCCGGCCGGTGCGAGTACTTGCAGGACGGCGGCGTCAACTGCTGCGGCCTCAACAACTCGGCATACTGCCTTGGCCGTGTCGTTTGCGGGCACACGGTCCCCCGCAAGCATCGTGTAACACCGTGTCCGGTAGTTGCCGAGACGCGGTCCCGTGATCCAGGTCTTCTTGAATGTACGAATCACTGGGCTGCCGACCGGGAGGAGTATGCCGGTCTCAATAGTGTCATAAACGACTTCGTCTCCTGCTTCGTCCTCGATGACAAGCCGGACATCGGTCACAACTTCATCGGTTCCAAAGTTAGCCAGAACCGCCTCCGGCCTGACCTGAGTACCGAGTCTTATGTCGCCGACTGGTGCGTTGACCGCGGTTGCTCCAGCATCGGTGTACTTGACCCGGCAGCTACCGCTGGCCGTATCGTTCGATGGGTCCTCGTCGAACTCCAGCATGGTGTAGGCCTTCGTCACGTAGTCGCCGGTCGGACTGGCTGTCCACCCGACCGCAAACTGGCGATTCACCTGTGCGCCTGGCCCAACCACAACATCCGTCTCAGTCTGGTCATATTCTGGCGGCGCAATACCGTCGTCAATAATGAGCCGGACATCAGTCGTAATCGTACTCGGGCCAAAGTTCTTGACCACGACCTCAGGCATAACTTCAGTGCCTTCCTCGATGCCGCCGACCGGTACCACGATTTCCGTCACCCCGGCGTCAACTTGAACTACCCGGAACGTACGCTGCGCCGTATCGTTCTGTGGCTCCTGGTCACCGTCAAGGATAGTGTATGCCTTGGCCAGATACGTCCCAGCCGGCGTCGCAGTCCAGGTCGTCGAAAAGGAGTAAGGTACAGTCGCTCCTGCGGACAGCACGATGCCCGTTTCGGTCTCGTCGTACTCCGGTGGCGCAATGCCGTCGTCAATCACAAACCGCAGGTCCAGCGTTACCTCGCGATTGCCGTAGTTGCGGATGATCACTCGTGGGCTGACCTCGGTTCCGTTCCCGACGTTGCCAGCCGGCTCGGCAATTGCCGCGACGCCGGCATCAGTGTAGATAACCGAGCAGGAACCGTACGTCGTATCGTTGGCCCGGTTTTGGTCCCTTGGCAGCATCGTGAATGCACTTACCGAGTATTCACCCTGGGGCTTAGCAGACCAGACTAGGTCGAACTGGTGCGTTACCGGACTGCCGGCCGGCACGATGATACCGGTCTCGGTCGTGTCATAGACCGTGTCTGCGGCTGCAAACACCACAAGCCGGCAGTCAAGCTCAGCCGCCTGAGTTCCGAAGTTGGTGATCACAACTTCGGGCGCAACAAGTGAGTCGCGCCGGATATCGCCAGCCGGTGCGTTGATTGCTGTCACGCCTGCGTCCGTGTAAGTGACGGTACAAGTACCTCTGCTCGTGTCGTTACCCGGGTTCTGATCACCGGGCATTATCGTGTAAGCAAGCGTACCATATTCGCCAAGCGGACCGGCAGCCCACGTCCTGGCAAACTCGTGTGTCGCATTGCCGCCCGGCGGCAAGACAATCCCGGTCTCGGTCTCATCATACTCTGGCGGCTCCGTGCCATCGTCAATCACGAACCGAATGTTGAAAGTCGCTGTCTTAGACCCGAAGTTCTCAATTCGCACTGTCGGCCGCAGCACTGTATCGAGTGGAACCGGTCCGACCGGCACGCTGATGCTGGTAACGCCCACATCGGTCTTCACTACCGTGCAGGTTGAGCGACAGGTATCGTTGCCCGGTACGCCGTCACCGGTCAGATACGTGTTGGCGATGACGTCATAACTTCCGACCGGGCCGGCCTGCCATGGCGTAGCGAGTTCGTAGTCGATTCCATCCATCGGCACAAAGATACCCTTCTCAGCCACATCGTATACCGGGGTTCCGCCTGCGTCCCTAACGACGACGTGTAGCGAACAGATTGTGGCCGAGTTTCCGTAATTGCGAATTCTCACCTTGGGACGCACCAGCGTATCGAGTGGGATTTCACCGACCGGAGCCAGTATCTGGTCCGCGCCGACGTCGTTCACCCGGTAGAACAACCGGGAAAGAAACATGGAACTCCACACAGTCGTGCCAGTCTGCTGAAACGTCTGTCCGGCCACATACACGTGGTCAGTATCATTGACCCAGACCGCAGTGCCCATGTCCCACGATGCGCCGGTCCCCGGGAAAACGAAACTCCACAAGGGGGTCGGAGCCCGCGGCGTAGTTGTCGAATCCCGGTAACACACCGCTGCCACGTTCCGGCCCCAGTTACCTACCACATATACTCGGCGCGACTTGTAGAATATGTCACACCCGTACTCATCGCCGTCAGCAGAGCCGAACCTTGCTCCGCCCGCCCAGAGCCGCGAGCTGAGGCTCCAGTCGAACTTGTGCGTCAATATCTGAACTGAGGTACTGTATTCGGCCCACCCGGTCACGTAAACATTCTGCGGGCTCGCGTCATCCAAACAGAGTGCGAAAGCGCAATCCTCACCCTCAGCGCCGTCTCTTGACTGGTAGGCGCAAAACTGACCGTTCGCATCGTAACGAACCACGCAAAAATTCCGCCACTGGTCAACATCGTCGGTCTCCAGATAGTCAAAGCCGGCCACATATATGTTGCCATTGTTGGCAACAACGACGTCGAAGGCAATGTCATCATCTTCGTAGAGTGTCTGCGGGTTGTGGTAGGTCCTATCCCAGAGCCTAACACCGGCCGGGGTGAACTTCATGGTCCACCACTCCTTGTCGTTAAGGTCACTATATGCGACTCCGGTCACAACGATATTACCGTCCGGTGCCAGGGCTAGGGCGGTGGCGCAGTTTTCCCAGTCCTCTATTTCATCGTAGAAGTTCGGGTACAGACGAAACCGCCGCGGCGGCCTCTGCTTCTTCAGTACTTTCGGTCGGTCTCGCCCCGGACCGGACCCAGGCGGGTCAGTGTAAACATAGCCACGGGTCCACACCGTATCGCCATTCGCCGGGTTGAGCTTTGCGACAAGGAATTCGTTGGTCGCCAGTGTATTGTTCCACCGAACACCGCAGGCATAAATGAACCCGTCAGCAGCGACCACGGCATCATAGAGAATGTCCTCATCCAGGAGGTTCAACGTGTCGAACCACTCCTCACTACCCGAACCAGTGTACTTGAGCCAGGCCATGTCCCGGTCATTGGGGCTTGGGTCATCAACGCAACCGACAACGTAAACATTTCCCGTCGGGTCAGCAACAATTGCATGTCCGAGGTTGTCGTAAGCGTCTGTGCTGGCCCCGGTTCGGGCACCAAGCCATATCCGGTTGCCGAACTCGTCGTACTTGGCAGTCAGAAGGTACTCATTTTCCGGCCCCGGGTAATTACCACCGCCGCAGAGATACACACCGCCATCGGCGTCGGCAAGGATGTCGGCAACGTAGCTCGGCCTCGGCGTCGCTGGCTTTGCCTCCGGATATCGCCTGGTCCACATCGTATCGAGCTGGGCAGCGGCCACGACTGGAACCAGCAAGACGAGCAGCAGCCTGAGCCGGCCTGCACGTACTGGATTCCGGATTCTATCTAGATTACTGACCATAGCGTCTCCTTCCTAGCGGGTCACGACGAGCTTGTCGCTCGCGGTTGACCCACTCCGTTCGGAGCCCAGAACTAACTTGACCAGGTACACTCCGCCCGGCAGGTCCAGATTCGCAAGGCTCGCGTGGTACTCACCTGGCGCGCGCCAATCATCAACCAGGTTCGCAACGCACCGGCCTGAAGCGTCGAACAGTCCAAGTCTCACGCGGCCGGCCTGGGGCAGGGTGTAATGGACCACAGCCCCGATAGCAAGAGGATTAGGAACTACCCGAAGCCGGGGGCTCACTCCGGCCGGCAGAACTGACGCAGCAAGCTGGGGGCCATCCACCGCGTTCGGATTCAATGGAAAGTTCGCATGATAAACCCAAAACTCCCGAGTCTTGTTGCCACGCAGGAAATACAGCTTGCCGTTGCCGTACTCGAGGCAACTGCCGTAGTAGGGTGGTGGTGTATTGAACGTACGCGGAATTGAGTCATTGCTCTCGACCCAGGAGTCCTTGCTCGGGTCATAGTACCATAGCTCGGACAGCTTACCGCCCTTGGTCGCATATAACCTCGCATTCAAGGCATCCCAAGCCAGACCGGCACCGGCCTTGACCTTCCGCTTTCTGGTCGAGTACATACTGTTTCGCAGCTCCCGTCTTGTCTGCCAGGTGTTATCGTTAACGTCGTAAGCATAGAACTCGTACCTTCCGCCCTTGAGCAAATAGATGGTGTGGTCACCGTCGAACGCCATGCAGGTACCGTCCTTGCACCGCCGATTTTTCTCTCCCTCTGGAACATCTTTCATCGGCGTCCACCGGTTGGTGGCCGGGTCGTAGGCCGAGAACTCAAGGGTATTAGAACCTTTGCAACTGTACAGCCGGCCTTGAGAAGGCACGTAGACAAGCGACGCGCCATACTTGACTCCGCGTCCGTTAGCACTTGGGTATTCTGCCGCCGGAACCCACCCGGTGTCACCCTCAATCTGGTAGCGCCAGAACTCAAGCGTGTTGCTACCCTTGACGGCATAGATTCGGTTGCCGCAGTCCCATTCCAGACATGCGCCCTTCTTGATACGTTTCTTCCTCCCACCCGGGCTCTGTTCCGGGATAGACTCTTTGGCACTCCACTGTCCAGTTCGCAGGTTGTAGACGTAGAACTCGCATGTGTTGTAGCCCTTCAGGGCATAGACCAGCGAATCCTTGGCAAAGGCCAGCGAACCGCCGTACTTGACTCCGCGTCCCCGCGCCCCTTCCGGCACCGACTGAAGTTGCTCCCACACGTTCTTAGCAACAACCGAACCGAAACCAGTATCATTTATCGGGTCCTTGTCGCCAGACAGTTGGGTGTAGCAACGTGCAGTAATCAG from candidate division WOR-3 bacterium encodes:
- a CDS encoding T9SS type A sorting domain-containing protein; the protein is MVSNLDRIRNPVRAGRLRLLLVLLVPVVAAAQLDTMWTRRYPEAKPATPRPSYVADILADADGGVYLCGGGNYPGPENEYLLTAKYDEFGNRIWLGARTGASTDAYDNLGHAIVADPTGNVYVVGCVDDPSPNDRDMAWLKYTGSGSEEWFDTLNLLDEDILYDAVVAADGFIYACGVRWNNTLATNEFLVAKLNPANGDTVWTRGYVYTDPPGSGPGRDRPKVLKKQRPPRRFRLYPNFYDEIEDWENCATALALAPDGNIVVTGVAYSDLNDKEWWTMKFTPAGVRLWDRTYHNPQTLYEDDDIAFDVVVANNGNIYVAGFDYLETDDVDQWRNFCVVRYDANGQFCAYQSRDGAEGEDCAFALCLDDASPQNVYVTGWAEYSTSVQILTHKFDWSLSSRLWAGGARFGSADGDEYGCDIFYKSRRVYVVGNWGRNVAAVCYRDSTTTPRAPTPLWSFVFPGTGASWDMGTAVWVNDTDHVYVAGQTFQQTGTTVWSSMFLSRLFYRVNDVGADQILAPVGEIPLDTLVRPKVRIRNYGNSATICSLHVVVRDAGGTPVYDVAEKGIFVPMDGIDYELATPWQAGPVGSYDVIANTYLTGDGVPGNDTCRSTCTVVKTDVGVTSISVPVGPVPLDTVLRPTVRIENFGSKTATFNIRFVIDDGTEPPEYDETETGIVLPPGGNATHEFARTWAAGPLGEYGTLAYTIMPGDQNPGNDTSRGTCTVTYTDAGVTAINAPAGDIRRDSLVAPEVVITNFGTQAAELDCRLVVFAAADTVYDTTETGIIVPAGSPVTHQFDLVWSAKPQGEYSVSAFTMLPRDQNRANDTTYGSCSVIYTDAGVAAIAEPAGNVGNGTEVSPRVIIRNYGNREVTLDLRFVIDDGIAPPEYDETETGIVLSAGATVPYSFSTTWTATPAGTYLAKAYTILDGDQEPQNDTAQRTFRVVQVDAGVTEIVVPVGGIEEGTEVMPEVVVKNFGPSTITTDVRLIIDDGIAPPEYDQTETDVVVGPGAQVNRQFAVGWTASPTGDYVTKAYTMLEFDEDPSNDTASGSCRVKYTDAGATAVNAPVGDIRLGTQVRPEAVLANFGTDEVVTDVRLVIEDEAGDEVVYDTIETGILLPVGSPVIRTFKKTWITGPRLGNYRTRCYTMLAGDRVPANDTAKAVCRVVEAAAVDAAVLQVLAPAGRLDTNEAVVPQARVANLGNVPISFTTWFVIEDERADGEQYRASVSVVDLSVGKESTLAFVEWLGTASEGRYVALCSLALADENPENDTASRRFRVSAQEPWPEGWVEVESLPRLPSQRSAKDGAWLAENRGLVYAAKGYKTGDFYRYWPNQDSWEQLESIPSLEQGRYRPPKDGCRGIGDGESSIFMIKGANTLGFWRYGIESRTWERLPDVPEGPSHKRIKYGADLVYVNRNDTGWVYLLKGYKTEFYRYNVIAQRWDTLDNAPARVRDKYNKGSFLVYAPPRYIYCHQPYYYDRSAPTPHHYMFKYDLDADTWCQSTLTGLPLYGLQSGRMRKKKAKDGSAGAWFDEHLYALKGGNTQQFYWYFPDGDSWQELDTMPSVGSTGKRKYVKYGGDLVACRDALWALKGNKTREFWRYGPRFGAKAAAGQPMRGGEMAVRSAFGSIRLTVSPNPIGSGRATLMCSLPKPGPVSVRVCDAAGRCIVVCQLVAKSRRVGIPLDVRSLSSGVYLVQLDAGQNFRQTAKFIVR